The Desmonostoc muscorum LEGE 12446 genome includes a region encoding these proteins:
- a CDS encoding HlyD family secretion protein: MLYTHNEKFLPSLEKDEFLPPISAWTSLAGVFLVGTIGSAIALSSWIKYNVMVETAATVRPIGDTKLVQPEMEGTVESIFVKENQVVKKGEVIARLDTRQLQIKKSQLQGNIEQSRLQVIQIDSQVAILDTQILAEKRFIERTVSSAKVDLGRNEREYQERKVATQSELLVSQASLQKARANLQKAQADLDFAKMDSDRYEQLAEVGAIGRREFEQKKLVVEQTKLILESEKISIEIAQAKLQSALAVVNPSMARIAIAQERVSQEIARGEATIATLNKEKQALMQRRVEMQTQLKQYQKELQQIETQLQNSIIRATSDGTILKLNLRNPGQVVGVSESIAEIVPQNAALVIKAMIPTAEIQKVAVGQKVQLRIDACPYPDYGTLKAVVSGISPDVITPVGSNINAATSTAVAGYFEATIQPEMLKFGNGTLQCHIQSGMNAKANIISQEETALQFMLRKARLITDI; the protein is encoded by the coding sequence ATGCTTTACACCCATAATGAAAAGTTTCTACCATCACTTGAAAAGGATGAATTTCTTCCTCCTATTAGTGCTTGGACATCTTTAGCTGGAGTGTTTCTCGTTGGAACTATTGGTTCTGCGATCGCTCTTTCTTCATGGATTAAATACAATGTCATGGTGGAAACTGCTGCTACTGTTCGTCCCATAGGCGACACGAAGCTAGTGCAACCAGAAATGGAGGGGACTGTTGAAAGTATCTTTGTGAAAGAAAATCAAGTTGTTAAAAAAGGAGAAGTAATTGCCCGTCTGGATACGCGACAATTGCAAATCAAAAAAAGTCAACTCCAAGGCAATATCGAACAAAGTAGATTACAAGTAATTCAAATTGATTCGCAAGTAGCTATTTTAGATACTCAGATATTGGCTGAAAAAAGATTCATAGAACGCACTGTTTCTTCTGCAAAAGTAGATTTGGGACGCAACGAACGAGAGTATCAAGAAAGAAAAGTTGCTACTCAAAGTGAATTGTTGGTTTCTCAAGCCAGCTTGCAAAAAGCTAGGGCAAATTTGCAAAAAGCTCAAGCGGATTTAGACTTTGCTAAAATGGATAGCGATCGCTATGAACAATTAGCAGAAGTTGGAGCAATTGGTCGGCGTGAATTTGAGCAGAAAAAACTAGTTGTTGAACAGACTAAGTTAATACTTGAATCAGAAAAAATATCTATTGAAATTGCTCAAGCTAAACTGCAATCAGCCCTAGCTGTAGTCAATCCCAGTATGGCAAGAATTGCGATCGCCCAAGAACGCGTTTCCCAAGAAATTGCTAGAGGTGAAGCAACCATCGCTACTTTAAACAAAGAAAAACAAGCTTTAATGCAGCGGCGGGTGGAAATGCAAACCCAACTCAAGCAATATCAAAAAGAACTTCAACAAATCGAGACTCAACTGCAAAACAGCATTATTCGCGCCACTAGCGATGGTACAATTCTCAAGCTCAATTTGCGAAACCCTGGTCAAGTTGTGGGTGTTAGCGAATCTATTGCTGAAATTGTTCCTCAGAATGCTGCTTTGGTGATTAAAGCGATGATTCCTACCGCAGAAATTCAAAAAGTTGCAGTTGGTCAAAAAGTGCAATTGCGAATTGATGCTTGTCCATATCCTGATTATGGTACTCTCAAAGCTGTTGTCAGTGGCATTTCTCCAGATGTAATTACACCTGTGGGTAGCAATATCAATGCAGCTACATCAACTGCTGTTGCTGGTTATTTTGAAGCCACAATTCAACCCGAAATGCTAAAATTTGGCAACGGTACTCTTCAGTGTCACATCCAATCAGGGATGAATGCAAAAGCTAATATTATTTCCCAAGAAGAGACAGCATTACAATTTATGTTGAGAAAGGCGAGATTAATCACAGATATTTAA
- a CDS encoding peptidase domain-containing ABC transporter: protein MKYQFVKQHSKEDCGAACLAAIAKYYGRTFTLSRIREAVGTGQFGTTLLGLKRGAETLGFNARPVKTSPELLNRMNEAPLPAIIHWKGNHWVVLYGKKGKKCLVADPAVGVRYLSQQEIAEGWTDWLILLLEPDPIRFFAQEDDKVGGFWRFFKRVWIYRGILAQVLPLNLTLGLLSLASPFLLQILTDDVLVRGDTKLLTTVAIAVVVMNVVSRSLSFVQSNLIAHFAQRLQLGLVLEFGRQILRLPLAYYEARRSGEIVSRLRDINQINQLVANLIITLPSQFFIALISFSFMVFYSWKLTAVAVFIAVMMSLSTIVFQPTLRQKTRELLVQEAETQGVLVETFKGALTLKTTTSRPQFWDEFQSRFARLANVTFSTIQIGIINNTFSGLVAGIGGVILLWFGGNLVINPAENLSIGQLLAFNSMNGNFLGLIATLISFVEEFTRAKTATQRLTEVIDATAENEGDEIKPFAEIPCDADIVCTNINFHYAGRLDLIDNFSLTIPGGKVVAIIGKSGCGKSTLAKLIAGLYPLQSGNISIGLYNIQDLSLDCLRQQVVLVPQEPHFWSRSIVENFRLGAPQVTFEQIVRACQVAEADEFINNLPDKYQTILGEFGANISGGQRQRLAIARAIVTDPPVLILDESTGGLDPVSEAQVLDKLFKHRWGKTTILITHRPKVVNRADWIVLLDQGKLKLEGSLQELRTKPGDHIDFLIP, encoded by the coding sequence ATGAAATACCAGTTTGTTAAACAGCATAGCAAAGAAGATTGTGGAGCTGCTTGTCTTGCTGCTATTGCTAAATATTACGGACGTACTTTTACTCTCAGCCGCATTAGGGAAGCGGTAGGTACTGGACAATTTGGAACTACTTTATTGGGGCTGAAGCGTGGAGCAGAAACGCTTGGGTTTAATGCTCGTCCAGTGAAAACTTCGCCGGAACTTCTCAATCGAATGAATGAAGCACCGCTACCAGCAATTATTCATTGGAAAGGGAATCACTGGGTTGTTTTATATGGTAAGAAAGGTAAAAAATGTTTAGTTGCAGATCCAGCGGTAGGTGTGCGTTATCTTTCTCAGCAAGAGATAGCGGAAGGCTGGACAGATTGGTTAATACTTCTATTAGAACCCGATCCAATACGCTTTTTTGCCCAAGAGGATGATAAAGTCGGCGGTTTTTGGCGTTTTTTCAAACGTGTTTGGATTTATCGCGGGATTTTAGCTCAAGTTTTGCCTTTGAATTTAACGTTGGGTTTGTTATCTTTAGCTTCTCCTTTTTTGCTACAAATTCTTACTGATGATGTGTTGGTGCGAGGTGATACAAAATTACTAACTACTGTAGCGATCGCTGTGGTAGTAATGAATGTTGTTTCTCGTAGTCTTTCGTTTGTACAATCTAACTTAATTGCTCACTTTGCCCAACGTCTGCAATTAGGTTTAGTTCTGGAATTTGGGCGGCAAATTTTACGATTACCCCTTGCTTATTACGAAGCCAGACGTAGCGGTGAAATTGTTAGTCGTCTGCGAGATATTAACCAAATTAATCAGCTAGTTGCTAACTTAATTATCACTCTACCAAGTCAATTTTTTATTGCGCTGATTTCTTTTAGCTTCATGGTTTTCTATAGCTGGAAACTCACAGCCGTTGCTGTCTTCATTGCTGTGATGATGAGCTTATCTACTATAGTCTTCCAGCCGACTTTGCGCCAAAAAACTCGTGAACTTTTAGTTCAAGAAGCAGAAACACAAGGAGTTTTAGTAGAAACATTTAAAGGCGCGCTGACTCTGAAAACTACCACATCTAGACCGCAATTTTGGGACGAATTTCAAAGCCGATTTGCTCGTCTGGCAAACGTGACATTTAGCACAATTCAAATTGGGATTATTAATAATACTTTTTCTGGCTTGGTTGCGGGTATTGGTGGCGTAATTTTGCTTTGGTTCGGCGGTAATTTAGTGATTAATCCAGCAGAAAACCTCAGCATCGGTCAACTGCTTGCTTTTAACTCAATGAATGGTAATTTCCTGGGGTTAATTGCAACTTTAATTAGTTTTGTCGAGGAATTTACGCGGGCAAAAACAGCCACACAACGGCTCACCGAAGTTATAGATGCCACTGCGGAAAATGAGGGCGATGAGATAAAGCCTTTTGCTGAAATTCCCTGTGATGCTGATATAGTTTGTACCAATATTAACTTTCACTATGCTGGTCGGCTTGATTTAATAGATAACTTTTCTTTAACAATTCCTGGTGGCAAAGTTGTTGCCATTATCGGCAAATCTGGTTGTGGTAAAAGTACTTTAGCGAAATTGATTGCTGGGTTATATCCACTGCAATCAGGGAATATTAGTATTGGACTTTATAATATCCAAGACCTTTCTCTTGATTGTCTACGTCAACAGGTAGTTCTTGTTCCTCAAGAGCCTCATTTTTGGAGTCGTTCGATTGTGGAAAACTTTCGCTTAGGCGCACCCCAGGTTACTTTTGAGCAAATTGTCAGAGCTTGTCAAGTAGCTGAGGCTGATGAATTTATTAATAATTTGCCTGACAAATATCAAACTATTTTAGGTGAATTTGGTGCAAATATTTCTGGTGGGCAACGTCAAAGACTGGCAATAGCAAGAGCGATTGTTACAGATCCGCCAGTTTTGATTTTGGATGAATCTACTGGTGGACTCGATCCGGTAAGTGAAGCACAAGTTTTGGATAAATTATTTAAACATCGTTGGGGTAAAACTACGATTTTAATTACTCACCGTCCGAAGGTGGTTAATCGAGCTGATTGGATTGTATTGCTAGATCAAGGTAAGTTAAAGCTTGAAGGTTCTTTGCAAGAGTTGCGAACAAAACCAGGAGATCATATAGACTTTTTGATTCCTTGA
- a CDS encoding CTB family bacteriocin: MSGELFRDLSDEQLEIVAGGADFAINATFYQASENILSGSSYSGPDGSIASSYGRSTNIKTAGLAFLALDVNHILDFLQYQYK, encoded by the coding sequence ATGTCTGGTGAATTGTTTAGAGATTTATCTGATGAACAACTAGAGATTGTAGCTGGTGGTGCTGATTTTGCAATAAATGCCACTTTTTACCAAGCCAGTGAAAATATTCTCAGTGGTAGTAGTTATTCTGGACCAGATGGCAGCATCGCTAGTTCTTATGGTAGATCTACAAATATTAAGACTGCTGGGTTAGCTTTTTTGGCTTTAGATGTGAATCACATTCTTGATTTTTTACAATATCAATACAAATAA
- a CDS encoding CTB family bacteriocin translates to MSHVLFTDLSNEQLEVIAGGVDFAINATFYTANRNVLNGQSSSGPHGSAASSNGSSTNIATAGLAFLALDAHEIIELSEAYGH, encoded by the coding sequence ATGTCTCACGTATTGTTTACAGATTTATCGAACGAGCAACTAGAAGTTATAGCTGGTGGTGTTGATTTTGCAATAAATGCCACTTTTTATACAGCAAACCGAAATGTTCTCAATGGCCAAAGCAGTTCTGGCCCTCATGGTAGTGCTGCTAGCTCTAACGGCAGTTCTACAAATATTGCAACTGCTGGACTAGCTTTTTTAGCCTTGGATGCTCATGAAATTATTGAACTTTCAGAAGCATATGGCCATTAA
- a CDS encoding CTB family bacteriocin, whose protein sequence is MSYVLFTDLSNEQLEVVAGGVDFQIDATFYTAHQNVLNGESSSDPSGSAASSNGSSTEIATAGLAFLALGSHELPQI, encoded by the coding sequence ATGTCTTACGTATTGTTTACAGATTTATCAAACGAGCAACTAGAAGTTGTAGCTGGTGGTGTTGATTTTCAAATAGATGCAACTTTTTACACAGCACACCAAAATGTTCTCAATGGCGAAAGCAGTTCTGACCCCAGTGGTAGTGCTGCTAGCTCTAACGGTAGTTCTACAGAGATTGCAACTGCTGGACTAGCTTTCTTAGCCTTGGGATCTCATGAACTTCCTCAGATTTAA
- a CDS encoding CTB family bacteriocin, whose product MSHVLFTELSNEQLEVVAGGVDFQLDATFFAGKENVLNGESSSDPSGSAASSNGSSTEIETAGLAFLALGSHELPQI is encoded by the coding sequence ATGTCTCACGTATTGTTTACAGAATTATCTAACGAGCAACTAGAAGTTGTAGCTGGCGGTGTTGATTTCCAACTAGATGCAACTTTTTTCGCAGGAAAAGAAAACGTTCTCAATGGCGAAAGCAGTTCTGACCCCAGTGGTAGCGCTGCTAGCTCTAACGGTAGTTCTACAGAGATTGAAACTGCTGGACTAGCTTTCTTAGCCTTGGGTTCTCATGAGCTTCCTCAGATTTAA
- a CDS encoding CTB family bacteriocin, whose translation MSHVLFTELSNEQLEVVAGGVDFQLDATFFAAKENVLNGESSSDPSGSTASSNGSSTQIETAGIAFLALGASDIPKVEF comes from the coding sequence ATGTCTCACGTATTGTTTACAGAATTATCCAACGAGCAACTAGAAGTTGTAGCTGGTGGTGTTGATTTCCAACTAGATGCAACTTTTTTCGCAGCAAAAGAAAACGTTCTCAATGGCGAAAGTAGTTCTGATCCCAGTGGTAGCACTGCTAGCTCCAACGGTAGTTCTACACAAATTGAAACTGCTGGAATAGCTTTCTTAGCATTGGGAGCTAGTGACATTCCTAAGGTTGAATTTTAG
- a CDS encoding YihY/virulence factor BrkB family protein, whose amino-acid sequence MFKPRFVRFFRHLNWRTLKKTFARTIERRLLGLASEIAFNAMLSLFPAILALVTAIGLLAESLQNTFKELAVQLSQVLPEQALVLIRDFATKEITNSKNTGLFSLSFVLAIWTASGAVSTAMTALDQIHQIPPEKMRPFWKAKLVSLGLTIGTMLLLVLASFLVFTSDWLLGMVARENASLIFLFDIWQLLRWPLALGIVAFAFGFLYRYGPSVWNSGTPMMPGAILAAVFWAMLSALFRLYVANFGNYNKVYGAVGAVIVLMLWLSMSAAVLLIGDQLNVIVGEDMRPKPQSQSAEKY is encoded by the coding sequence ATGTTCAAGCCTCGTTTTGTCCGGTTCTTTCGTCACCTCAATTGGCGCACGCTGAAAAAAACTTTCGCCAGGACAATTGAAAGACGACTTTTGGGACTAGCCTCGGAAATTGCTTTCAATGCCATGTTATCGTTGTTTCCAGCGATTTTGGCTTTGGTTACAGCCATTGGCTTATTGGCAGAATCTTTACAAAACACTTTTAAAGAACTGGCAGTGCAACTGAGTCAAGTTTTACCCGAACAAGCTTTGGTTCTGATTCGTGATTTTGCCACTAAAGAAATTACTAATTCCAAAAACACTGGCTTATTTTCTCTGAGCTTTGTATTAGCAATTTGGACTGCTTCTGGCGCGGTGAGTACTGCAATGACAGCCCTCGACCAAATCCATCAAATTCCTCCAGAAAAAATGCGCCCTTTTTGGAAAGCCAAGCTTGTTTCTCTGGGATTAACAATCGGTACTATGTTGCTTTTGGTGTTGGCTTCTTTTTTAGTGTTTACCAGCGATTGGCTGTTGGGAATGGTAGCACGTGAAAATGCTTCTTTAATCTTCTTGTTCGATATTTGGCAGCTCTTACGCTGGCCTTTAGCTTTAGGTATTGTTGCTTTTGCTTTTGGCTTTCTCTATCGCTACGGGCCTAGTGTCTGGAACTCAGGCACACCAATGATGCCTGGAGCAATTTTAGCAGCTGTTTTTTGGGCTATGTTATCTGCCCTATTTCGGCTTTATGTAGCGAACTTTGGGAATTATAATAAAGTATATGGTGCTGTTGGGGCTGTGATAGTTTTAATGCTCTGGCTATCAATGAGCGCTGCTGTTTTGTTAATCGGCGACCAGTTGAACGTGATTGTCGGCGAAGATATGCGCCCAAAACCACAGTCGCAATCTGCCGAAAAATATTAA
- a CDS encoding DUF4112 domain-containing protein encodes MPDSSFRSSMIEPDSKAPTLKRLRQISRLLDNAITIPGTKVGIGIDPILGLLPIGGDFLGIMFSCYIILEAARLGVSRASLGRMVVNVIIDGLVGAIPILGDFFDIAWTANNYNLKLLEEHLKFPSQQKSADKWFIMALLVGLLLVSIVLVALPVILIRILWNALTGT; translated from the coding sequence ATGCCTGATTCTTCTTTTCGCTCTTCGATGATTGAACCTGATTCCAAAGCACCTACCTTAAAGCGCCTCCGCCAAATCAGTCGGCTGCTGGATAATGCTATCACTATTCCCGGAACCAAAGTTGGTATTGGTATAGATCCAATTTTAGGATTACTACCTATTGGTGGCGATTTTTTGGGAATCATGTTTTCTTGCTACATCATTTTAGAAGCAGCACGTCTGGGTGTATCTAGAGCCTCCTTAGGCAGAATGGTTGTGAATGTAATTATTGATGGCTTAGTAGGCGCTATCCCAATTTTGGGAGACTTTTTTGATATTGCCTGGACAGCTAACAATTATAATCTCAAGCTATTGGAAGAACACTTAAAGTTTCCCAGCCAGCAAAAGAGTGCAGATAAGTGGTTTATCATGGCTCTTTTGGTTGGATTGTTGCTCGTCTCCATTGTCTTAGTTGCATTACCCGTGATCCTAATTAGAATATTGTGGAATGCCTTAACTGGCACTTAA
- a CDS encoding alpha/beta fold hydrolase, whose product MKDWWQATFPKGRQNLVITDAHGYPVQIAYGEKGRGKPLILLHGMGSWSYNWRHMIAPLSKHFRVICFDAKGFGFSEKPLSRREHNGHQVIEFQRIIQALCDEPAVIVAESLGGLVALALAEEYPELIGRLVVVNVPIFTEHLPHWSMWLLAQTPLEIMQTIDSLRLVNLFAPLFREIMATERRAVLFDPSILTQEDIYWITYPFLELPGTIAKVAEELQIAAREIENWQANKPNMLTKIQNKLNKIQCPTLVLWGEQDSWFPASHGEKLHQHIPNSKFQILSNCCHDASTGASEVLNTAILEFLQDTGFYSNRQGS is encoded by the coding sequence ATGAAAGATTGGTGGCAAGCCACTTTTCCTAAAGGGCGGCAAAATTTGGTTATTACTGATGCTCATGGCTATCCTGTACAAATTGCTTATGGCGAAAAAGGTAGAGGTAAACCGCTAATTCTCCTACATGGTATGGGCAGTTGGAGCTACAATTGGCGCCACATGATAGCACCATTATCTAAACATTTTCGGGTAATTTGTTTTGATGCCAAAGGCTTTGGTTTTTCTGAAAAACCATTGTCTAGAAGAGAACACAACGGTCATCAAGTTATTGAGTTTCAAAGAATTATTCAGGCATTGTGTGATGAACCAGCAGTCATTGTAGCTGAATCCCTGGGAGGATTAGTTGCCCTAGCCCTTGCTGAAGAATATCCCGAATTAATCGGGCGCTTGGTAGTAGTAAACGTACCTATCTTTACTGAACATTTACCCCATTGGTCTATGTGGTTACTTGCCCAAACACCTCTAGAAATAATGCAAACAATAGACTCTTTGCGTTTAGTAAATCTGTTTGCACCCTTATTTAGAGAAATAATGGCAACAGAAAGACGTGCGGTACTATTCGATCCTTCAATTCTCACACAGGAAGATATCTATTGGATAACTTACCCTTTTCTTGAATTACCTGGTACGATCGCCAAAGTTGCCGAAGAATTACAAATAGCAGCCCGGGAAATAGAGAATTGGCAAGCAAATAAGCCAAATATGCTCACTAAAATTCAAAATAAATTGAATAAAATTCAGTGTCCTACACTAGTTTTGTGGGGTGAGCAAGATAGTTGGTTTCCTGCTAGTCATGGTGAAAAATTACATCAGCATATCCCCAATTCCAAATTTCAAATTTTGTCTAACTGCTGTCACGATGCTTCAACTGGTGCTTCTGAGGTACTAAATACAGCAATTCTAGAGTTTTTGCAAGACACTGGCTTTTATAGCAATCGCCAAGGCAGTTAA
- a CDS encoding selenium-binding family protein, with product MTHACCGPGYASPEAAIKAQREKVLYAIALYTGTGIEEPDYLATVDVDPNSPTYSQVIHRLSMPYLGDELHHFGWNACSSCHGDASKLRRFTVIPGQRSSRIYIVDTADSKAPKLHKVIEPQEIQEKTNLTAPHTVHCLADGHVMISMLGDSEGNGPGGFLLLDENFDIAGRWERQADGMRFNYDFWYQPRHNVMVSSEWGAPKTYYPGFDLNDVAADNYGHHIHFWDWSTREIIQSFDLGQEGLIPLELRFHHNPDSTHGFVAAALSSNVWHWHKPNGHWEIEKVIDIPSQEVEGWPIPVPSLITDILISMCDRYIYFSNWLHGDIRQYDISDPAHPQLTGQVWCGGLLGNGGEVQGHKLAGGPQMLQLSLDGKRLYVTNSLFSTWDNQFYPDLSKTGSYLLQIDCDTENGGLKINEDFYVDFGQEPAGPSRAHEMRYPGGDCTSDIWI from the coding sequence ATGACTCATGCTTGCTGCGGCCCTGGCTACGCTTCTCCAGAAGCAGCCATCAAAGCCCAAAGAGAAAAGGTGCTTTACGCGATCGCCCTTTATACTGGCACTGGTATCGAAGAACCAGATTATCTTGCTACTGTAGACGTTGACCCCAATTCCCCCACCTATTCCCAAGTGATTCATCGTCTATCTATGCCTTATCTTGGCGATGAATTACATCACTTTGGCTGGAATGCTTGTAGTTCTTGTCACGGCGACGCTAGCAAATTACGTAGATTTACGGTAATACCTGGGCAACGTTCTAGCCGCATCTATATTGTTGATACCGCAGATAGCAAGGCGCCAAAACTGCACAAGGTCATTGAACCACAAGAAATTCAAGAAAAAACTAATTTAACCGCCCCCCACACAGTACACTGCCTAGCAGATGGTCATGTGATGATTTCCATGCTCGGCGACAGTGAGGGAAATGGCCCTGGTGGCTTTTTGTTACTGGATGAAAATTTTGATATTGCTGGACGTTGGGAACGCCAAGCTGATGGGATGCGGTTTAACTATGACTTTTGGTATCAACCTCGTCATAACGTCATGGTGAGTAGTGAGTGGGGCGCACCCAAAACCTATTATCCTGGTTTTGACCTCAACGATGTAGCAGCTGATAACTATGGTCATCATATACATTTCTGGGATTGGTCAACACGGGAAATTATCCAAAGTTTTGACTTAGGACAAGAAGGATTAATTCCCTTAGAACTGCGCTTTCACCATAACCCCGACAGCACTCATGGGTTTGTCGCCGCAGCACTCAGTAGTAATGTTTGGCATTGGCACAAACCTAATGGTCATTGGGAAATAGAGAAAGTAATTGATATACCTTCACAAGAAGTGGAAGGCTGGCCGATACCAGTGCCATCGTTGATTACTGATATCTTGATTTCAATGTGCGATCGCTATATTTACTTTTCCAATTGGCTGCATGGAGATATCCGCCAATATGATATCAGTGACCCAGCCCATCCTCAACTTACTGGTCAAGTTTGGTGCGGTGGTTTGTTAGGTAATGGTGGTGAAGTTCAAGGTCATAAATTAGCTGGCGGCCCGCAAATGCTACAGCTGAGTCTGGATGGTAAACGGCTTTATGTGACGAATTCCCTATTTAGCACTTGGGATAATCAGTTTTATCCTGATTTATCTAAAACCGGCTCATATTTATTACAGATTGACTGCGACACTGAAAATGGCGGACTAAAAATCAACGAAGACTTCTACGTTGACTTTGGCCAAGAACCAGCAGGCCCCTCTCGCGCTCACGAGATGCGCTATCCTGGCGGTGATTGCACTTCAGATATTTGGATCTAA
- a CDS encoding aldo/keto reductase, which translates to MTTYVNLGKSGLKVSRIALGTMTYGDRKLREWVLEEEESRPFIKLALELGINFFDTADVYSLGVSEEIVGRALKDFAKRDQVVIATKVHGKIGDGPNDRGLSRKHIFDGIDASLRRLQTDYVDLYQIHRWDYETPIEETLEALHDLVKIGKVRYLGISSVYAWQFAKALFLADQHGWNRFVSIQNHYNLVYREEEREIIPLSLDQGIGIIPWSPLARGFLAGNRSKEDYGQTVRAKTDEFAHKLYYQDSDFQIVNRVVELAQKRGVKPAQIALAWLLHQPGVTAPIIGASKIEHLKEAVEAVDLQLSDEERKYLEEPYTPHTILGHQYPAGNRV; encoded by the coding sequence ATGACCACATACGTAAATCTCGGAAAAAGTGGACTGAAAGTATCGCGCATTGCTTTGGGCACCATGACTTATGGCGATCGCAAATTGCGAGAATGGGTATTAGAAGAAGAAGAAAGTCGCCCTTTTATCAAGCTGGCTTTGGAGTTAGGGATTAACTTCTTTGACACCGCCGATGTTTATTCCTTAGGTGTCAGCGAAGAAATAGTCGGACGAGCATTAAAAGACTTTGCCAAAAGAGATCAAGTTGTAATTGCTACCAAAGTTCACGGCAAAATCGGTGATGGTCCCAACGATCGCGGACTATCTCGCAAACATATTTTTGATGGCATTGATGCCTCATTGCGGCGGCTACAGACCGATTATGTGGATTTGTACCAGATCCACCGTTGGGACTATGAAACACCAATTGAGGAAACCCTAGAAGCGCTGCACGACCTGGTAAAAATAGGTAAAGTTCGTTACCTGGGTATATCGAGTGTTTACGCATGGCAGTTTGCCAAAGCCCTTTTCCTAGCCGATCAACATGGTTGGAATCGCTTTGTATCCATACAAAACCACTACAACCTCGTTTATAGAGAAGAAGAAAGAGAAATCATACCTCTATCTTTAGACCAAGGAATTGGAATTATTCCCTGGAGTCCCTTAGCGCGAGGCTTTTTGGCTGGTAATCGCAGCAAAGAAGACTATGGTCAAACTGTGCGGGCGAAAACCGACGAATTTGCCCACAAACTCTACTATCAAGATTCAGATTTTCAAATAGTCAATCGCGTCGTCGAGTTAGCCCAAAAACGCGGCGTCAAACCAGCACAAATAGCCCTAGCTTGGTTATTACATCAACCAGGCGTGACAGCCCCAATCATTGGCGCTAGTAAGATAGAACATCTCAAAGAAGCAGTTGAGGCTGTGGATTTGCAGCTTTCAGATGAAGAACGCAAATACTTGGAAGAACCCTACACACCCCATACCATTTTAGGGCATCAGTATCCCGCAGGGAATCGCGTGTAG